In Pelodictyon luteolum DSM 273, the genomic stretch TGTTTTTTCCGGCTCATGGCGCCGGCAGGTGGAGCCCGGCAGGTGCACTGCTCCGCCCGAAACACTGCAGACGGCGTCGGAGGCCATGGTGTACATGCCACTGGCACCGCCCGTGATGAGGGAAAGCGGAAGCTGCATGAAGGCGAAGGTCTCCAGAAAACTTGCCGAGACAAAGAGGGACGCGTGGCCGAGCCCCGCCCCGATTTTACGCAGCGACTCGCCCGGATTGAGCTCGCCGTTCCTGATGCGCAGGGCTGCGCTTCCCGCACAGTCCGGCAGTTTGTTCAGGACGTTGTAGCCGATGGTCTGTGCATAGGTGATGAAGCCCGGCACGTTGAGGCCGAGCACGATGCGGCGGAGCTTTTCGGCGCGGGTGAGCAACCGTATGGTGCCTTCTCCCGTAATGACAGTCTGGCATGCCAGCCTTCCGCCCTCTGCCAGCAGTTTCTCGGATATGCAGGCTTTTTCGACATTGCTCAAGGGCGAGAGGTGCTCCATTCCCTCCTGTACGTACACGAAGCAGCTCTGGCAGATGCCGTTTCCTCCGCAGATGTAGCCGATATGGCTTTTATTATGCTGGGCTACATGGAGCAGGAGGTCTCCCGTCTGTGCTTCACATGGTCTCTGGTTCACATGGATGATCATGATCGTCTCCGTTTGTCAGTATGGTTTCGTTTCGCTGTCCGTCGGGTTCATCTCGGTTGCCGTCATGGTGGGGATCCATGAAAATATAATCAATTTCAAGACAGGCCCCACCGGCCCTTTTTTCCTTCAGGCCGGCGGTGCTCATACCGTTCAGGCTGCCCTGCGGACGCCGTTGGCTGTGGCGGATCCGCAACTGCATCCCTCCCCCGTTTGGCCCTGGCAGCAGTCGCTGGCGGGTTCTTCTCCGGCTTTCGAACCCAAGATCAGGGCCGAGGCAAGCTCAATTGCTCCTATGACGGCTCCTGCCATGTCCCGGAGGATACCAAGCGGATCGAGATGGCCCTCCAGGGTCCTCTCGAACTGCATGGCGATGGTTGCCGGAAACGCCACAAGGGCTTCCCATCCCATCTTTGCCGAGTAGGCCGGCAGCTGCAGCGGATCGGTTTCAGCCATCCGCTTTACCTCCTCCACGGCTGAGAGCACCCGGATGGTTCCGGGCTTTTCAATGGTTGCAAGGCACGCCATCCGGTTGCCTTCGGCAAGCAGCAGTTCAGAAAGCATCGCTTTTTCGGGTTCACCGGGAGGGGAGAGGAGTTCGGCGCCCTCAAGGACCTTCACATAGCAGGTCTGGCAGATGGCGTTTCCTCCGCAGAAGTAACCGATATGGGCATGGCCGCTTCGGGCCACGTCTATGAGGCGATCGCCCTGAGCCGCTTCATGTTGGCTGTCGTTTATGATGATTTTCATTGGTATATGGTCTATTGTTCAATTGTTGATACAGTTGGATCCAATAGACACAGTAACCCTGAGGGCCGGCCAAAAAGTTGCCGCAAAAAACGGCGTACTCAATCAGTTCTCTGTTGCGTTCTGTTCCCTGGAGGCGGTGTCGAGTTCCCTGATTAGCGCGGTGTATCGCCTCAACAGATCAGTCGGCGCAGTGTCGGCTCCCGGCGGGTGGTGCAGGACGAGTTTCATTTTCTTCTCGAAACTGAAGGCCGGGGCGTAAGGTTCGAGGCTCGGCTCCTGGACGGCGGTGAAGAGATGCTGCAGGAACTCCCTTCCCTGAACGGGACCGTCCTCTCTGGCGTCGGGGAGGATGAGCGTGGTGGTTTTCTGCTGCAGATCTATTTTTTCGAGACCGAGCGGTGAAGCCGTGATCTTGAGCTTTGCCAGGAGCATGAGGGTTTCGACCTCTTCGGGAAGGGGGCCGAACCGGTCCCGCAGTTCCGCACCGACAGCGTCGATGTCCCGGGCTGCGGCGGCACGGGAGATTTTTTCGTAGAACATGAACCGCTCGTGGGTTGCCGTAACGTAGTGTTCGGGAATGAGCGCGTCGAAAAAGAAGGACATGTCGGTCGGCTTCTCCGGCAGGTCAGGCCGGGCTTCACCGGTGAAGAGGTGGCTGAAATCGCCCGATTTCAGTTCGGCAACGGTCTGTTCGAGCATTTTCTGGTAGAGATCGAAGCCGAGGTCGTGGATGTAGCCGGACTGTTCGGCACCAAGGAGGTTGCCGGCGCCTCGGATGTCGAGGTCGCGCAGCGCTATCGTGAACCCTGAACCGAGCTCGGTGAAGCTTTCGATGACGGCAAGCCGCTGTATGGCCTCCCGCTTGAGGGTATTGAGCGGCGGGGTGATCAGGTAGCAGTGGGCCTTGCGGTCGCTGCGGCCTACCCGTCCCCGGAGCTGGTAGAGGTCCGAGAGGCCGAACATGTCAGCCCGGTTGATGATGATGGTATTGGCGTTTGATATGTCGATGCCCGAGCCGATGATGGTGGTCGAGATGAGCACGTCCACCTCGCCCTGCATCACATCCATCATGATCTTTTCGAGTTCGCGTGCCGGCATCTGCCCGTGCGCGAAGACAATCCGGGCGCGGGGCACCAGATCGTGGAGCAGCTGCTGCATCTCTCCGAGGCTGGCAACCCGGTTATGGAGGAAAAATACCTGACCCTCTCGTGCGATTTCCCGCTCGATGGCCGATCGGATGAGATCGCCCTCGAAGTCGGTGACGACGGTTTCCACCGGCTGCCGGTTTTTTGGCGGGGTGGAGACGATGGAGAGGTCGCGGGCTCCGAGCATTGAGAACTGAAGGGTTCTGGGAATCGGGGTTGCCGACATGGTGAGGGTGTCGACGCCGGGGAACTGTTCGCGCAGCTTTTCCTTGACCTCCACGCCGAAATGCTGCTCCTCGTCGATGACGAGCAGTCCAAGGTCCCGGAAACTGACGTCTTTTGAAACGAGGCGGTGGGTACCGATGACGATGTCTACCTTGCCTTCCTTGATGCGGCGGATGGTCTCCTGCTGCTCCGCACGGGGGACGAACCGGCTCAGGATTGCAATGGTGATGGGGAAGTTCAGAAAACGCCGGGTGAATGTTTCCAGATGCTGGTGCGCGAGAATGGTCGTCGGCGTCAGGATGGCCACCTGCTTTTTGGCTTCGACGGCCTTGAATGCCGCCCGCATGGCGATCTCGGTCTTGCCGAACCCGGCGTCGCCGCAGATGAGGCGGTCCATGGGGTGCGTCGCCTGCATGTCCTTTTTCACCTCTTCGATGGCCTTCAGCTGGTCGGGGGTCTCCTCGAAGATGAAGGAAGACTCGAATTCGCGCATGAAGATGGAGTCGGGACCGAATGCGAATCCGGCCTGCATTTTCCTCTGGGCATAGAGCTTGATGAGGTTGATGGCGATGTCGCGGATCTTCGAGCGGACCTTCTCTTTCCTGGCCGCCCATTTCGGGCTGCCGAGCTTGGAGAGGACCGGTCTGGATCCTTCGGATGCGGCGTATTTGGAGAGAAGGTTGATGTTCTGGACATTGACGAAGAGCTGGTCGCCCCCTTCATATTCAACCAGCACGCACTCCTGCTCCGAATTCCCCGCGGTGATGGTTTCCAGGGAACGGAAGATTCCGACCCCGTAGTCCTCATGCACGACATGGTCTCCGACCTTGAGCTTCTGGAGGTCTTTGAGGGAGATTCCCTTGATTTTTCGTTTTCTGCGCGCCCTGCGCGAGTGGAGCTTGCCGAAGATGTCTGCTTCGGTAAAGAGGTCGATGCCTGCAAAGCGGAACCCGCTGTGCAGGTTTACCGGCACCCAGGCGATTTCCTCAAGTACGCCCTCACCGGCTTCGGCAGCTTCCTCGGTGAGGAAGTCGGCGAGCTCGCGAACTTCCCGCTCGCTGGATGCGGCAAACACTGTCCGTCGCCTGGCTTCGTCCCGTCGGCTGAGCATGGTGGCCAGCATGCGGAAGTTGGCGTTGATCCTTGTCTGTTCGACTGACTGGAAGTCGATGGACCCATCTCTGGCGGGCCCGATCTCGATCTGCAGGAACTGCCCGAGTGCCGCCTCGAGCTCCCGGTCGTCCTCCTCAGCCCGGATTTCCGGGGTGCTGTCGATTATGACGAGCGTGGAGGGTGGGAGGTAGTCGAGCATCGTCGCCGCCGCTTCCGGACCTTCCCCTGTTAAGTCTGCGGAGAGTTCGGCCGCATCGAGCGTTCTGCCGGAAAGCTGGCTGTTGATGTCGAAGCTTCGGAGCGAGGTGACGGTGTCACCGAAAAATTCAATCCGGACCGGTTCGCCCGTTCCGTATGGGAATATGTCGACAATGGAGCCGCGTACGGAATACTCGCCCTCATCCTCGACGAACTCGCGGTGCACGAAGCGGTTGTTTTCCAGAAACGTTTTCAGTGTCTCATAGCCGGCCTCCCGGTCCTTTTCGATGCGGAGTATCCGGCCGGAGGCTTCCTCAGGGCGGCAGAGCGACGTCTGAAGATCGCTGGCCGAAGCGAGGATGATCGGCCGGCCGCTTCCCCTGAGCGCCCTGATGGCTGCAGGAAGCCCGTCTGCAGTGCTGCAGGCCTTTTTGCCGGAGGTGAGGGCAGGAAGGTCGTGGTCGTAGACGTCGAAGGCCTGCGCTCCTGCAATCACGAGAACAGGACCTTCCCATACGTCGTGCAGCGCTGCGGCAAGCAGCGGCCCGAGCGAGCCCTGCATGCCGGAGATGCGGACCGGTTCATTGATGCCGGAGGGTGCCTTGAGGGCGTCGAACAGCCTGATGAATGGCTCGGAACGGCGGACGGCCTCGGTAAGGAATCCGGTTTTTTTCCTGACCAGGAGGGTGCTTGTGGGGGCTTGGCCCGTAATTGTTTTCATATGATGCGTACAAACCATATTTTCATCCATGATCCGCACCGGGCAGGGCGAAGGTGGTGCGTAACCGGCTGGGCAGGAAAGACTCCTATATATGGAAAAAATTCTGGAACTGAAAAACCTCAGGACCTACTACTCGACCGATGCCGGTACGGCAAAGGCTGTAGACGGGGTAGGGTTTTCCATTGCTCCCAACCGGACGCTCGGCGTGGTAGGTGAGTCGGGAAGCGGCAAGTCGGTGACCGCGCTTTCCATCATGCGCCTTATTCCAACCCCTCCGGGGTATTTCGCCGGAGGTGAGATCTTCTGGAAGGGCCGCGATCTCCTGCAGCTGCAGGAAGAGGAGATGCGGCGTGTCCGCGGCAACGAGATTGCCATGATCTTCCAGGAGCCCATGAGCTCCCTCAATCCCGTCTTTACCTGCGGCCGGCAGATTATGGAGCAGATCCTCATCCACCAGCCCTTCAGCCAGACCGAGGCCAAAGATCGTACCATAGAACTGTTGCGCCTTGTCGGCATTGCTGATCCCGCCCGACGTTTTTCGGCCTGGCCGCATGAGCTGTCCGGCGGGATGCGACAGCGCGTGATGATTGCCATGGCGCTTTCCTGCAGCCCGTCGCTCCTGATTGCCGATGAACCCACAACGGCGCTCGACGTCACCGTGCAGGCGCAGATTCTCGATCTCATCGCCCGGCTTCAGGCTGATACGGGAATGAGCGTGTTGCTCATTACCCACGATTTCGGTGTCGTTGCCGAACTCTGCGAAGAGGTGCTGGTGATGTATGCCTCAAGAGTAGTGGAAAAAGGGTCTGTGAGGGATATTTTCGCCAACCCTCTCCATCCCTACACCAGAGGGCTCCTGAAATCCATTCCGCGGATCGGTTCGAAGGCAGAGCGGCTGCATGTGATCGAGGGCAGCGTGCCCTCCGCAATCCATATCCCTCCCGGCTGCCGGTTCGCTCCGCGCTGCCCCATGGCCGATGGTCGCTGCTTTAACGAGCAGCCGGAACTTGTCTCTTATGAACCCGGCCACGAGGCTGCGTGCTGGAAGGCCGGATGACGTTTTCTGGTTCACCGGTGCCGCATGTCGGGATAAACCGCGTATTATGCGTACATTGCAAAAAAAACGTAACCACCCCCCCGTTCCCATGTCTGATCCATTGATTCTTGTTGTCGAGGACGATCGCAACCTTGCCAAGCTGGTCGGCTACAACCTTGAAAAGGCCGGCTATAAATGCCAGTTTTCAGAAAACGGCGAAGATGCGTTCGAGCAGCTCTCGATGCGGAGTTTCGAGCTCATCCTGCTTGACATCATGCTGCCGGGCATCGACGGGTTCGATGTATGCCGCAAGATCCGCCAGCACCAGATCTACAAGGATATCCCCATCATCATGCTGACGGCCAAGGGCGAAGAGATCGACAAGATCCTCGGCTTCGAGCTGGGAATAGACGATTACGTGGTCAAGCCGTTCAGCCCGAGGGAGCTGACGCTGCGCATCAGGGCTGTTTTGAAACGCGACCGCCGGCAGGGCGGCGTATTCCGCGATGCGCTTCGCTCGGGGGGCCTTGATGTCGACATTTCCCGCCATGCCGTTACCCTCGATGGCCGCGAGCTGGTGCTCACCCTGATGGAATTCAAGCTCCTCGTCGCGCTCCTGAAAAGAAAAGGGCAGGCGCAGTCGCGCGAAATGCTGCTCAGCGACGTCTGGGACGTCGATCGCACCATCAATACCCGAACGATAGATACCCATGTCACCCGGCTCCGTGAAAAGCTCGGCACCGTGGGGGCGAAAATCAAGACGGTCAGGGGTCTTGGCTACAAGTTCGAAGAAGACGGGGACGGGGCTGATGCAGGCTAGGGTTTCCTTCAGGCTTGGTGCTGTTTTTGGTGTTATTGTCTTTCTGACGGTCATCGTCAGCTACCTGACGCTCGGCCGCCAGCTGCGCGAGGTGCTGCAGACGGGTATCGGCATGGAGCTCAAGCGCGAGCTTGCGCTGAACCGGGAGATGCTCAAGGGCGGGGCAGCCCGTGCAGACGTAGAGGCCGACCCCGACGGTTGGGCGGACCGCATCGGTTCCATTCTCGACTTACGGGTGACGCTCATTGCAATCGATGGACGGGTCATCGGTGACTCATACATCGACCGGGACAAGCTCTCCCGCATCGAGAATCA encodes the following:
- a CDS encoding ABC transporter ATP-binding protein is translated as MEKILELKNLRTYYSTDAGTAKAVDGVGFSIAPNRTLGVVGESGSGKSVTALSIMRLIPTPPGYFAGGEIFWKGRDLLQLQEEEMRRVRGNEIAMIFQEPMSSLNPVFTCGRQIMEQILIHQPFSQTEAKDRTIELLRLVGIADPARRFSAWPHELSGGMRQRVMIAMALSCSPSLLIADEPTTALDVTVQAQILDLIARLQADTGMSVLLITHDFGVVAELCEEVLVMYASRVVEKGSVRDIFANPLHPYTRGLLKSIPRIGSKAERLHVIEGSVPSAIHIPPGCRFAPRCPMADGRCFNEQPELVSYEPGHEAACWKAG
- a CDS encoding response regulator transcription factor, which translates into the protein MSDPLILVVEDDRNLAKLVGYNLEKAGYKCQFSENGEDAFEQLSMRSFELILLDIMLPGIDGFDVCRKIRQHQIYKDIPIIMLTAKGEEIDKILGFELGIDDYVVKPFSPRELTLRIRAVLKRDRRQGGVFRDALRSGGLDVDISRHAVTLDGRELVLTLMEFKLLVALLKRKGQAQSREMLLSDVWDVDRTINTRTIDTHVTRLREKLGTVGAKIKTVRGLGYKFEEDGDGADAG
- a CDS encoding 2Fe-2S iron-sulfur cluster-binding protein, which encodes MKIIINDSQHEAAQGDRLIDVARSGHAHIGYFCGGNAICQTCYVKVLEGAELLSPPGEPEKAMLSELLLAEGNRMACLATIEKPGTIRVLSAVEEVKRMAETDPLQLPAYSAKMGWEALVAFPATIAMQFERTLEGHLDPLGILRDMAGAVIGAIELASALILGSKAGEEPASDCCQGQTGEGCSCGSATANGVRRAA
- the mfd gene encoding transcription-repair coupling factor, with protein sequence MKTITGQAPTSTLLVRKKTGFLTEAVRRSEPFIRLFDALKAPSGINEPVRISGMQGSLGPLLAAALHDVWEGPVLVIAGAQAFDVYDHDLPALTSGKKACSTADGLPAAIRALRGSGRPIILASASDLQTSLCRPEEASGRILRIEKDREAGYETLKTFLENNRFVHREFVEDEGEYSVRGSIVDIFPYGTGEPVRIEFFGDTVTSLRSFDINSQLSGRTLDAAELSADLTGEGPEAAATMLDYLPPSTLVIIDSTPEIRAEEDDRELEAALGQFLQIEIGPARDGSIDFQSVEQTRINANFRMLATMLSRRDEARRRTVFAASSEREVRELADFLTEEAAEAGEGVLEEIAWVPVNLHSGFRFAGIDLFTEADIFGKLHSRRARRKRKIKGISLKDLQKLKVGDHVVHEDYGVGIFRSLETITAGNSEQECVLVEYEGGDQLFVNVQNINLLSKYAASEGSRPVLSKLGSPKWAARKEKVRSKIRDIAINLIKLYAQRKMQAGFAFGPDSIFMREFESSFIFEETPDQLKAIEEVKKDMQATHPMDRLICGDAGFGKTEIAMRAAFKAVEAKKQVAILTPTTILAHQHLETFTRRFLNFPITIAILSRFVPRAEQQETIRRIKEGKVDIVIGTHRLVSKDVSFRDLGLLVIDEEQHFGVEVKEKLREQFPGVDTLTMSATPIPRTLQFSMLGARDLSIVSTPPKNRQPVETVVTDFEGDLIRSAIEREIAREGQVFFLHNRVASLGEMQQLLHDLVPRARIVFAHGQMPARELEKIMMDVMQGEVDVLISTTIIGSGIDISNANTIIINRADMFGLSDLYQLRGRVGRSDRKAHCYLITPPLNTLKREAIQRLAVIESFTELGSGFTIALRDLDIRGAGNLLGAEQSGYIHDLGFDLYQKMLEQTVAELKSGDFSHLFTGEARPDLPEKPTDMSFFFDALIPEHYVTATHERFMFYEKISRAAAARDIDAVGAELRDRFGPLPEEVETLMLLAKLKITASPLGLEKIDLQQKTTTLILPDAREDGPVQGREFLQHLFTAVQEPSLEPYAPAFSFEKKMKLVLHHPPGADTAPTDLLRRYTALIRELDTASREQNATEN
- a CDS encoding 2Fe-2S iron-sulfur cluster-binding protein, producing MIIHVNQRPCEAQTGDLLLHVAQHNKSHIGYICGGNGICQSCFVYVQEGMEHLSPLSNVEKACISEKLLAEGGRLACQTVITGEGTIRLLTRAEKLRRIVLGLNVPGFITYAQTIGYNVLNKLPDCAGSAALRIRNGELNPGESLRKIGAGLGHASLFVSASFLETFAFMQLPLSLITGGASGMYTMASDAVCSVSGGAVHLPGSTCRRHEPEKTASVHTVTISGR